In Leishmania donovani BPK282A1 complete genome, chromosome 35, the following are encoded in one genomic region:
- a CDS encoding aminopeptidase P, putative yields the protein MSAHDKSLAYPFPISMKMYREQRERLGASLQQAFPEGGHAAVLQAASEVPVNSTDCNYLFVQESYFHYLFGAEIPDAYGAVLAGGKSFFFIPRLPADFATWMGPLPTPQGVKAQLEVEEVHYVDEMEQVLMSSGVHTAEVLKGTNTDSGLEVLQAKLPEGTALATSTDYLYRVLSSQRCYKTALEADVLKYVCKVSSAAHVKVMQIAKPGMSQHHLESTFLHDVYYNGGCRRVSYTCICATGSHGATLHYPDNNCVIEDGTMALLDMGGNYRGYAADITCSFPVNGKFTEAQKTIYNAVLDAHDRVMRAMKPGVKWMDMHLLAIRTICMHLIAAGILKGDIETLMTKEIMQYFQPHGLGHLIGIDVHDVGGYMEGCPERPTKKDCCRLRTARTIEEGLYMTIEPGCYFNTALLEMAKANPDVREHLNMEKLEGYENFGGVRIESDVLVTKDGVVNYTLVPRTVEEIERTMAGAPFTKEVEVYHN from the coding sequence ATGTCTGCACACGATAAGAGCTTGGCGTACCCCTTCCCCATCTCGATGAAGATGTATCGAGAGCAGCGTGAGCGGCTGGGTGCGTCGCTCCAGCAGGCGTTCCCGGAGGGTGGCcacgcagcggtgctgcaggccgCCTCTGAGGTGCCCGTGAACTCGACGGACTGTAACTACCTCTTCGTGCAGGAGAGCTACTTCCACTACCTCTTCGGCGCGGAGATCCCGGACGCGTACGGTGCTGTGCTCGCGGGCGGCAAGAGCTTCTTCTTCAttccgcggctgccggcggaTTTCGCGACGTGGATGGGCCCGCTGCCGACACCGCAGGGCGtgaaggcgcagctggaggtggAAGAGGTGCACTACGTGGACGAGATGGAGCAGGTGCTGATGAGCAGTGGGGTACACACCGCCGAGGTGCTGAAGGGCACGAACACGGACAGCGGTctcgaggtgctgcaggcgaagcTGCCGGAGGGGACCGCGCTGGCAACGTCCACCGACTACCTTTACCGCGTGCTGAGCTCGCAGCGCTGCTACAAGACGGCCCTTGAGGCTGATGTGCTGAAGTATGTGTGCAAGGTGTCAAGCGCCGCGCACGTCAAAGTGATGCAGATCGCGAAGCCCGGCATGTCGCAGCACCATCTCGAGTCTACATTCCTTCACGACGTGTACTACaatggcggctgccgccgtgtgAGCTACACTTGCATCTGCGCCACGGGCTCCCACGGTGCTACCCTGCATTACCCGGACAACAACTGCGTGATCGAGGACGGcacgatggcgctgctggacatGGGCGGCAACTACCGCGGCTACGCGGCCGACATCACCTGCAGCTTCCCTGTGAACGGCAAGTTCACCGAGGCGCAGAAGACCATTTACAACGCGGTGCTCGACGCGCACGACAGGGTGATGCGCGCGATGAAGCCGGGTGTTAAGTGGATGGACATGCACCTGCTCGCCATCCGCACGATCTGCATGCACCTGATCGCGGCGGGCATCCTCAAGGGCGACATCGAAACGCTCATGACGAAGGAGATCATGCAGTACTTCCAACCACACGGCCTCGGCCACCTTATCGGCATCGACGTGCACGACGTTGGCGGCTACATGGAGGGTTGCCCTGAGCGGCCGACGAAGAAGGACTGCTGCCGTCTGCGCACTGCGCGCACGATCGAGGAGGGGCTTTACATGACCATCGAGCCTGGCTGCTACTTTAACACGGCACTTCTGGAGATGGCGAAGGCGAACCCGGATGTGCGGGAGCACCTGAACATGGAAAAGCTCGAGGGGTACGAGAATTTTGGTGGCGTGCGCATCGAGAGTGACGTCTTGGTCACGAAGGACGGCGTGGTGAACTACACTCTAGTGCCACGAACGGTGGAAGAGATCGAGAGAACGATGGCGGGTGCGCCCTTCacgaaggaggtggaggtgtACCACAACTGA
- a CDS encoding ribonuclease, putative, with translation MEITNSNAVALLPYVGTLLRDCSFFAVDLEFSGIDHDGAEADAETPEQALHSLTRKPSDLYPAKLQAIKPYSMVQIGISVFTELVPGDAEGATSASGAASLTAPSSAAAHLRKEVAEFLAADVANRTTYAETTTVVERMLTSANGAAAGFTSAFKYITEQMVAVAQSLEVVARASDIRATAEPAPPIQSLPGLRYHYRFLEALSRAVASYRREITATGAPAFEAPVARYKVHTFSALTFPAATDSAADVTLNIDTAEFLVKNDMDLTRWVKEGLRFAPIKVAAAQLAKEAEAKLQQMNLLAQPHTVLPGYKECIGRKLDELLPLSPGELQLVRFVIALPDAGSGDMAAARVKQFYVGALRPLISFARGNVPESALPESIYTRDKLFKDEMDALAAIGMTKMSRKFMRAAISSSWGSRCGSSLVSHSYGSALLETLLYATEVQRKPIVFYNGYTDVMFLLLALYGPQNMPPDLPSFKSLVRRHFPSLFDTRILSCAGPLQGLGNFTGKLSSVVDEMSKVSSIGPHVSFIFDPLVSGGRDATQHLLAHNAAFDALLTGKLFAFAKCGLENANVSVKVYENFLATYTTLMSINLQGSVDSVLQEATANVYYLTKKSGLRADTIREALAGCGITAVVMYRGSGYTIQPVGAACQMPDLMQVMREALCARARSQIELYHIAL, from the coding sequence ATGGAGATTACCAACAGTaacgcggtggcgctgttgCCCTACGTTGGCACACTTTTGCGCGACTGCTCCTTCTTTGCGGTGGACCTGGAGTTTTCCGGCATCGACCATGACGGCGCCGAAGCTGACGCGGAAACTCCGGAGCAAGCTCTCCACTCCCTCACGCGAAAGCCATCTGACCTATATCCGGCAAAGTTGCAGGCTATTAAGCCGTACAGCATGGTGCAGATCGGCATCTCCGTCTTCACGGAGCTGGTTCCCGGTGACGCCGAAGGGGCCACGAGCGCGAGCGGAGCAGCGTCTTTGACGGCACcctcttcggcggcggctcacCTGcggaaggaggtggcggagtTCTTGGCGGCGGACGTCGCAAATCGCACCACCTATGCGGAAACCACGACCGTGGTGGAGAGAATGCTGACGAGCGCGAacggcgcggccgcgggCTTCACCTCGGCGTTCAAGTACATAACTGAGCAAATGGTCGCTGTTGCGCAGTCGCTGGAGGTCGTTGCAAGGGCCAGCGACATTCGTGCCACGGCGGAGCCGGCACCGCCAATTCAGTCGCTCCCTGGCCTGCGGTACCATTACCGCTTCTTAGAGGCTCTCAGTCGTGCTGTTGCCAGCTATCGAAGAGAAatcaccgccaccggtgcgccggcgttcgaggcgccggtggcgcgctACAAGGTGCACACGTTCTCTGCGCTGACGTTCCCGGCTGCAACCGACTCTGCGGCGGACGTCACGCTCAACATCGACACCGCCGAGTTCCTCGTCAAGAACGACATGGACCTCACGCGTTGGGTGAAAGAAGGGCTGCGATTTGCGCCGATAaaggtggcggccgcccaACTCGCCAAGGAAGCGGAGGCGAAGTTGCAGCAAATGAACCTGCTGGCACAGCCGCACACCGTGCTGCCAGGGTACAAGGAATGCATCGGCAGGAAACTAGACGAGTtgcttcccctctctccaggCGAGCTGCAGCTAGTAAGGTTTGTCATCGCTCTCCCGGATGCGGGGTCCGGTGATATGGCGGCAGCCAGGGTGAAGCAGTTCTACGTCGGAGCACTTCGTCCCCTTATCTCCTTCGCGCGTGGCAATGTTCCAGAGTCGGCGCTGCCAGAGTCTATCTACACGAGAGACAAGCTCTTCAAGGACGAGAtggacgcgctggcggcaaTCGGGATGACGAAGATGAGCCGCAAATTTATGAGGGCCGCCATCTCCAGCAGCTGGGGCAGCAGGTGCGGCTCCAGTCTCGTCTCTCATAGTTACGGCAGTGCCCTCTTGGAGACTCTCTTATATGCGACCGAAGTGCAACGGAAGCCCATCGTCTTCTACAACGGTTACACGGATGTGATGTTTCTGCTGCTCGCCCTTTACGGGCCGCAGAACATGCCACCGGACCTGCCGTCCTTTAagtcgctggtgcgccgGCACTTCCCGTCACTTTTCGACACGCGCATCCTCAGCTGCGCTGGACCGCTTCAGGGCTTGGGGAACTTCACGGGGAAGCTCTCGAGCGTGGTTGATGAGATGAGCAAAGTGAGCTCTATCGGGCCACACGTGTCGTTTATCTTTGACCCGCTCGTCTCTGGTGGCCGTGACGCCACGCAGCACTTGCTGGCCCACAACGCGGCCTTCGATGCCTTGCTCACTGGCAAGCTCTTTGCGTTTGCCAAGTGCGGACTCGAAAATGCCAACGTCAGCGTCAAAGTGTATGAGAACTTCTTGGCCACCTATACCACGCTGATGTCGATCAACCTGCAAGGCAGCGTGGACAGCGTGCTGCAGGAAGCGACTGCAAACGTGTACTACCTCACGAAAAAGTCAGGGCTGCGGGCGGATACGATACGTGAGGCGCTCGCGGGGTGTGGTATCACAGCCGTGGTGATGTACCGAGGAAGCGGCTATACCATTCAACCAGTAGGTGCTGCGTGCCAGATGCCGGACCTGATGCAGGTGATGAGAGAGGCGCTGTGCGCTAGGGCTCGCTCGCAGATCGAACTGTATCACATCGCACTGTGA